GCCGAAATCCTTGCGGCCCGGCCGCTTTCGAGCCTGATGGCGGTTAAGCACACCATCGTCGAACCGATCCGCCCCGAGATAGCGGCCGCCAGCGCCCGGGAGAACGCCCATTTCGCCGAGTTGATGGGCGCGCAGGCCAACACCACGGCGTTGGCCGATTTCACCAAGCGGCGGGCGTAGACAAGGCATTGCCCGACCCGGGCGCGACCTCAGACCGCAGCCGGTTGAGTAGCCGCGGCGATAATCGCCCGCAACGTACGGCGGCAACGTCCACAATCACTGCCCGCGCCGCAGGCCGCGGCAACTTCCTTGGACGTCGCCGCACCAC
The nucleotide sequence above comes from Mycobacterium pseudokansasii. Encoded proteins:
- a CDS encoding (2Fe-2S)-binding protein produces the protein MYVCLCVGATNQTVCEAVARGAATSKEVAAACGAGSDCGRCRRTLRAIIAAATQPAAV